In a genomic window of Nesterenkonia halotolerans:
- a CDS encoding sugar phosphate isomerase/epimerase family protein, with product MPTEDVQPHPAHELPRIPVALSTSSVYPLGVAEGFSIADDLGYDGVEVMVTHRSESQQASTLNELSWRFGLQVMAIHAPTLLLTQQVWGSAWDKLKRSAALAQEVGCGVVVAHPPFRWQVGYAEGFAEGIAELEAETGVVFAVENMYPWRAGGREATMYLPHWDPVDQPYPHVTWDFSHAATAEADSYEAVSALGQRLRHVHLTDGWSNGFKDDHLIPGQGEQRVAEAMQLLAKPDFAGSGFTGVVAVEVATRTARNVGDRERWLAESLAFARKHLGQE from the coding sequence ATGCCCACTGAGGACGTCCAGCCGCACCCGGCGCACGAGCTGCCACGCATTCCGGTGGCACTGTCCACCTCCTCGGTCTACCCGCTGGGGGTCGCCGAAGGCTTCTCCATCGCCGATGACCTCGGCTATGACGGAGTCGAGGTCATGGTCACCCACCGCAGCGAATCCCAGCAGGCTTCCACGCTCAACGAGTTGTCCTGGCGCTTCGGCCTGCAGGTGATGGCCATCCATGCACCCACGCTGCTGCTCACCCAGCAGGTCTGGGGCTCCGCCTGGGACAAGCTCAAGCGCAGCGCCGCCCTCGCCCAGGAGGTCGGCTGCGGCGTCGTCGTCGCTCACCCGCCGTTCCGCTGGCAGGTCGGTTATGCGGAGGGCTTCGCCGAGGGGATCGCCGAGCTGGAGGCAGAGACCGGGGTGGTCTTCGCCGTGGAGAACATGTACCCCTGGCGTGCAGGCGGACGCGAGGCCACGATGTACCTGCCGCACTGGGATCCGGTGGATCAGCCTTATCCGCACGTGACCTGGGACTTCTCGCATGCGGCCACCGCCGAGGCGGACTCCTACGAGGCGGTGTCCGCGCTCGGTCAGCGGCTGCGCCATGTGCACCTGACCGACGGCTGGTCCAACGGCTTCAAGGATGATCACCTCATCCCTGGGCAGGGTGAACAGCGTGTGGCGGAAGCGATGCAGCTTCTGGCCAAGCCCGACTTCGCCGGGTCCGGATTCACCGGTGTGGTCGCTGTTGAAGTGGCCACCCGCACCGCCCGCAATGTGGGAGATCGGGAGCGCTGGCTGGCCGAGTCCCTCGCCTTCGCCCGCAAACACCTCGGACAGGAGTGA
- a CDS encoding Ppx/GppA phosphatase family protein, producing the protein MRLGVLDIGSNTVHLLLVDAHLGAKPEAFASHKRPLSLVKHLDEQGAITDEGQAELIGFIAEAARFAARHRAEDLLSFCTSALREAANGEAVLERVVSETGVELTELSGAQESAMTFFAARRWRGWSAGDILNFDIGGGSFEIAYGRDELPSTAVSVPLGAGRLTRDWLSEDPPSKDQAKALKSYIREELEAARREFPVLSEHTEVLATSKTFRSLARMTGAAPSAAGPYVPRSLTHSELKPLAKRLGSMTAEERAELPGVSTLRARQVFAGSLVAEQAMKVFGIEELQICPWALREGLILRRLDSLVREGAVQVPAAPGVGHVNLGRELRKPSRGDVPGGRPTAAAAVEHAH; encoded by the coding sequence ATGCGTCTGGGCGTGCTGGATATCGGTTCCAATACCGTGCACCTGCTCCTGGTGGATGCCCACCTGGGAGCGAAGCCTGAGGCTTTCGCCTCCCACAAGCGACCGCTCTCCCTGGTCAAGCACCTGGACGAACAGGGCGCGATCACCGATGAGGGTCAGGCGGAGCTGATCGGCTTCATCGCCGAGGCTGCTCGGTTCGCCGCGCGACACCGAGCCGAGGATCTGCTCTCCTTCTGCACCTCGGCCCTGCGCGAGGCGGCCAACGGAGAGGCAGTCCTGGAGCGCGTGGTGAGCGAGACCGGAGTGGAGCTGACCGAGCTCAGCGGCGCCCAGGAATCTGCCATGACCTTCTTCGCGGCCCGACGCTGGCGCGGCTGGAGCGCCGGAGATATCCTCAACTTCGACATCGGCGGCGGATCCTTCGAGATCGCCTACGGGCGCGATGAGCTGCCCTCCACCGCGGTCTCGGTGCCCCTGGGCGCTGGCCGGCTCACCCGTGACTGGCTCAGCGAGGACCCGCCGAGCAAGGATCAGGCGAAGGCGCTGAAGAGCTACATCCGTGAGGAGCTCGAGGCGGCCCGCCGGGAGTTCCCGGTGCTCAGCGAACACACCGAGGTGCTCGCCACCTCCAAGACGTTCCGCTCGCTGGCCCGGATGACCGGCGCCGCCCCCTCGGCGGCCGGGCCCTACGTGCCTCGGTCCCTCACCCATTCAGAGCTGAAGCCGTTGGCCAAGCGGCTGGGCTCCATGACGGCCGAGGAGCGTGCAGAGCTTCCCGGCGTCTCCACGCTGCGCGCCCGGCAGGTCTTCGCGGGTTCCCTCGTCGCCGAGCAGGCGATGAAGGTCTTCGGCATCGAGGAGCTGCAGATCTGCCCCTGGGCGCTGCGTGAAGGCCTGATCCTGCGCCGGTTGGACTCTCTGGTCCGCGAGGGCGCTGTGCAGGTCCCCGCCGCACCCGGAGTCGGGCATGTGAATCTCGGCCGAGAGCTGCGCAAACCTTCGCGCGGCGACGTCCCCGGTGGCCGCCCGACGGCGGCCGCGGCGGTGGAACATGCCCACTGA
- the proC gene encoding pyrroline-5-carboxylate reductase codes for MSSTAAPQQNPAPTAAPRVAMLGLGSMNGAILAGLLASSVQPEDVVATTRSTATAQARAQEHGVTVLAEAEDPQANQIAAGQADIIFLGVKPHGIVDLAGSIADSLKPDAVVVSVAAAISVEMLQGALGQGQPVIRSMPNTPLSVGLGVVGLVPGTHASESDTRRVQDLLAACGTVHVIEESQIDALTGISGSGPAYAFYLAEQMAEAGVRLGLDPALAADLAAQTVYGAGKMLVSGDGTADAAALRKAVCSPNGTTERAIDAFDEHGFPAAVAAAVTASATRSAEITDELRNAR; via the coding sequence ATGAGCAGCACCGCAGCACCGCAGCAGAACCCCGCACCCACCGCCGCTCCGCGCGTCGCCATGCTGGGGCTGGGCTCGATGAACGGCGCCATCCTGGCGGGCCTGCTGGCCTCGTCTGTGCAGCCCGAGGACGTGGTCGCGACCACGCGCAGCACCGCCACCGCCCAGGCCCGCGCCCAGGAGCACGGAGTGACCGTGCTGGCTGAGGCCGAGGACCCGCAGGCGAACCAGATCGCTGCCGGACAGGCGGACATCATCTTCCTCGGGGTCAAGCCCCATGGGATCGTCGACCTCGCCGGGTCCATCGCGGACTCGCTGAAGCCGGACGCCGTCGTCGTCTCGGTGGCCGCCGCGATCAGTGTGGAGATGCTGCAGGGCGCCCTCGGGCAGGGACAGCCGGTCATCCGTTCCATGCCCAACACCCCGCTGTCGGTGGGACTCGGAGTGGTCGGTCTGGTTCCGGGGACCCATGCCAGTGAGAGCGACACGCGGCGGGTGCAGGACCTGCTCGCCGCCTGTGGGACCGTGCACGTGATCGAGGAGTCCCAGATCGACGCGCTCACCGGCATCTCCGGCTCCGGGCCCGCCTATGCCTTCTACCTCGCCGAGCAGATGGCCGAGGCCGGCGTCCGGCTCGGGCTTGACCCCGCACTGGCCGCCGATCTCGCCGCGCAGACGGTCTACGGCGCAGGCAAGATGCTGGTCTCCGGCGACGGCACAGCAGACGCAGCAGCGCTGCGCAAGGCCGTCTGCTCACCCAATGGCACCACCGAACGCGCGATCGACGCCTTCGATGAGCATGGCTTCCCTGCGGCGGTGGCCGCCGCCGTGACCGCCAGCGCCACCCGCTCGGCAGAGATCACCGACGAGCTGCGGAACGCACGCTGA
- a CDS encoding TrkH family potassium uptake protein, translating to MARDTRTERSSGNEGVLRARLRQGLRRLTGTSPARAAMMIFAVTIAVFASLLMMPWSTVAGRSPEFHDALFVATSAVTVTGLTSVNTADHWSFAGELVILIGIQVGGLGIITIAALLAISVTRNLGLRTRLVAQEGGISTGAMGETGQVIRTVVICSAVVEAALAMVLIPRFIHLEDDLASGVWHGLFYAISSFNNAGFVVHSGGLDGFGADPVVIWTIMAGVFLGSLGFPVLFMLWRNRWHVRRWSLHTKLTLQVTLLLLVVGALLYGIMEWSNTNTIGEMSVWEKVQNSLFASVNMRSGGFSVVESNMENSETMLISDALMFAGGGSASTAGGIKVTTIAVIWLAFLAEARGDAESTAHGRTIPASAVRVAVSVVAMGATLVLISTVWLMYITGLDMGRPLYESISAFATVGLTAGLSADLPPEGLYVLAALMFAGRVGIITFAASLTVRQRSRVRYRYPEGRPMIG from the coding sequence ATGGCGAGGGACACGCGCACAGAGCGCAGCAGCGGAAACGAGGGTGTCCTCAGGGCCCGACTGAGGCAGGGACTCAGGCGTCTCACCGGCACATCGCCGGCCCGTGCCGCCATGATGATCTTCGCGGTCACCATCGCCGTCTTCGCCTCCCTGCTGATGATGCCCTGGTCCACCGTCGCGGGGCGCTCCCCGGAATTCCACGACGCCCTCTTCGTCGCCACCTCCGCCGTGACCGTGACCGGTCTGACCTCGGTGAACACCGCCGATCACTGGTCCTTCGCCGGCGAGCTCGTCATCCTCATCGGCATCCAGGTCGGCGGACTGGGGATCATCACCATCGCGGCGCTGCTGGCGATCTCGGTGACGCGCAACCTCGGGCTGCGCACCCGGCTCGTGGCGCAGGAGGGCGGCATCTCCACCGGTGCGATGGGGGAGACCGGTCAGGTCATCCGCACCGTCGTGATCTGCTCTGCAGTGGTGGAGGCGGCCCTGGCCATGGTGCTGATCCCACGCTTCATCCATCTCGAGGACGACCTGGCCAGCGGCGTGTGGCACGGCCTGTTCTACGCCATCTCCTCCTTCAACAACGCCGGCTTCGTGGTGCACTCCGGAGGCCTTGACGGCTTCGGCGCTGATCCGGTGGTGATCTGGACCATCATGGCGGGCGTCTTCCTGGGCAGCCTGGGCTTCCCGGTGCTGTTCATGCTCTGGCGCAACCGCTGGCACGTGCGCCGCTGGAGCCTGCACACCAAGCTGACCCTGCAGGTCACGCTGCTGCTGCTGGTCGTCGGGGCGCTGCTGTACGGAATCATGGAGTGGTCCAACACCAACACCATCGGCGAGATGAGCGTCTGGGAGAAGGTGCAGAACTCCCTGTTCGCCTCGGTGAACATGCGCTCCGGCGGCTTCTCCGTGGTGGAGTCCAATATGGAGAACTCGGAGACCATGCTGATCTCCGACGCGCTGATGTTCGCCGGCGGCGGCTCAGCCTCGACCGCCGGGGGCATCAAGGTCACCACCATCGCGGTGATCTGGCTCGCCTTCCTGGCGGAGGCCCGCGGCGACGCCGAGTCCACCGCCCACGGACGCACCATCCCCGCCTCGGCCGTCCGGGTTGCGGTCTCGGTGGTGGCCATGGGTGCGACGCTGGTGCTGATCTCCACCGTCTGGCTCATGTACATCACCGGACTCGACATGGGGCGCCCGCTCTATGAGTCCATCTCCGCCTTCGCCACCGTCGGGCTCACCGCCGGGTTGAGCGCAGACCTGCCCCCGGAGGGGCTCTATGTGCTGGCAGCGCTGATGTTCGCCGGCCGCGTCGGGATCATCACCTTCGCCGCCTCACTGACCGTGCGCCAGCGCAGCCGGGTTCGCTACCGCTACCCGGAGGGACGTCCGATGATCGGCTGA